The sequence ATACAAACTCTTAAGTAAGAGCTTCAAGTTTCGAGAAGGGAGGCTTGGTGGATTTCTAGAAGGATCCCAACAATTTGGCCAACAAGTTTGGTTAAGGAAATGGATCGACGTGAGAAAGGTATGTTGTGGATTTGGACCCAGAAGGGGATCTTATGGATTGATTCCGGGACGAGGGCAGAGATAGGGTTAGGAATTTCGGGAAGGACAAGACTTTTATTGAAGATCCAAGGTTGATTAATGATGGCCCTTCGCCTGTCACCTTCACAGTGGAAAGCAGCCATGTACAAATTGGAGTTAGGGGACCTTCCTTTAACACTGACAAGGAATCTTCCTTTCCAATACTTCTCCAAGAAATTCTTCAGAGAATTATGGTTGAAACTTTTGGTGGTGTAAAAAGTTGCCATAAGATGGAAGAGAGGTGGAGCTGGTGGAAGACCTTCATGAGTATCAACATGATCAATGAGTGAGTGCACAGTATTTTCTGTGTCAGTGAGATGCAAAGCTCCAAAAAAAGAACAGACTAAGTCTTCCATTTCTGGCAAAATAAGAGCTAGAGGCAAGGTAGTTGTTTGTGAGCAAATAAGGTAAAGAAAAAATCCTAGTACTTAGGAGTTAAATAGCCATACACAAGCAAAATGGCAATCGAAGGGGTACAAAGAGTACTATCCATCCTTGGTATACTCGAGTACCATAGACGGTAAGGATAATAGTCATAAATGGCCGGTTCAGGCGAGAGATTATCCAAATCTATCCACAATCTAGGTTGGTACACACAACAATTAAAGGTAAACCCTAAATTAAAATGTGAAAGGACGCTCGAAATTAAATACGGAGGAAAGTAATGATCAGATTTACTCTAAAAACAAATCAAACTTGAGAAATATTCATTAATATCAATCCGCGCTTGCTCTAAGATTTCTTGTGCTCGAGATTGAGCTGACCTCATTATCTTGGGTGGAGGCAGTTGAATGTCAATCGTCAAAAAATGTGGCGTTACCACGACATTGTGAAGGGTAGAAAAGATGTCTAAGAAGATAAAAAAAGTTGTAGAAAATCATGATGATGATCACCACTGTTTGGAGAGGAAGAGAAATAAATGTGAGTTGAAAGCATGCTCGCTAGAGAAAACGAAGGGTGTCTCGAAAGTTAAACTCATACtgcttttaaaaaaaagttgcaTTTTTCCCTTTTTGCTTTGGTAGTATTCACTTATCATTAATTTTACTTTATCAATGACTTGTATTAATTAATAAGAAAGTGGTGTATACATTTATTCCGAgctaaatatacatatttagacTCAAAATATATAGCTTAATTGGGAATCCAAATTAGTGAAAAAGTTACGAAAACTATTTAAACActacattcaaaaaaaaaaaaaaaagtattcttGGAAAATTATATGTAAACGTATAAAATTACAGCTGTCaaaatatacaatttaatttttagaaattaaaatgaaaaagaaaatcacttggtgattatttatttatttatttttgctgGAACTCACTTGGTTATTATTTAGGGATGACCAAAGACGTTTTCACCGTATCACACGCAACAATTTACCATACGACTATCGAGTGGGCGGCTaacacgtttttttttttttttttaaattatttatttagttttatgtttgtcaaattttgttaatttatttcttaaaaagGAAAATATAAAATCATGGAGGAaagtttatattaaattttcCTTTTGGgaaataagaaaattttgaaatccccCAACCCTTCTTAATTTTCCATTTGCGTGTTTTTGATTATTTTCCAATCTCTCGTCTCTGCTCTTATAAATTCAACCCATAAATCTCCcaacaactctctctctctctctctcctttacTTCCCTCTCTTGTAAGCCGTTCAAGGGAGTGAGGAGCTTCCAGTTTGCCCATACAAAGAAGCTTTTtcgtaataataataagaagaaaatggGGTTCTTCTCTTTTCTCGGAAGGGTTCTCTTCGCCTCCCTTTTCATCCTCTCCGCTTGGCAAGCGTAAGTCCTCTCAGATCTACTCTTGTTTGCTCGTGATGTATGTATTCGAATTCTGTAAATAAGTTTCTCGTTATGGTTTTATAAATGACAGTTCTGTGGTTCGTTTTCGTTCttcaaaagtttatttattattactatgcttttttttaaaaaaaatttacttgtCGTTTTCTATGGAACATGATGTAGTTATTATTCGGAATGTTTACTTAAGATTTGGTCAAATTTTCATTACCATCTTGGATCTGGGATCTATAGCTATTGGATCTGGTTTTATAGGGTCAATCTATTATGCTGCATATGAAAATCTTTTCGGTTTAATGAATTGGTTCGGTAATTTATCTTAACACATATTTATgatattatgtatatttttctaagttcaTTTCTTTTGGGTCTATTTAAATATTGGTTTGTTGGGACATTGGAGAAGAAATAAATAAgaagattttatttttgttgtcgGACTCGGGATGGACTCTTAATGATGTGATTTTAATATAGTCTTTGATTGAGGGGCATATGCGAATATGAGCCATGAATGTCTTGTTAATGTGTTCTGTTACTATTTTCATATAGGGTTATGCTTGGTATATTTTGTTTCTACAAAAGATTATTTAGAATGGAGAATAAGTCAACCTTAAATTTCACTTTTACACCAAACCCAAAGGAAGATAGTATAGTGTCACCAACTTACCTTGGCGACCATCACTTCATCGAAAAAAAGGATGTTAGTTAGAAGACAGGTGTTGAAGTTGCAGCTCTTTTTGGATTGTTAGATCTGCATAGTTTCTTTGACATTATCATAATTTAATcaatatgttattattattagaaagaCCTTGGATTTTGCAgctacaaattgatatgttgAAAGAGTTGCAATTATTAGAAAGACTTTTTATGTAAGAAgtataacttaaataatttgGCCATTACATATTTTGGTATGTATTTCAAATCCAATAGGTGAAAATATGTACCTCTGTTTTGACATGTTAATCTCCATTTGATTAGGTTCAATGAATTTGGTGATGATGGTGGGCCTGCTGCCAAGGACTTGGTTCCCAAATTTACCACCCTCAAAGAAAATCTCTCGGCCAAGCTTGGTGTTGCATTACCTAATATTGATGTAAGACCCTTTTGATTTCCTCTCCTGTTATGGTTTCACATTGAGACTCTTAACATCCAAGTCTGATTACGCTTCTGATTCTTAATTCTATTTGCAGGCTAGGCATTTAGTAGCAACTATTATAGCCTCAAAAGCTCTTGGAGGCATCCTATTTATATTCGGAAGCTCCTTTGGAGCTTATATCCTGGTTAGAATTTCTATGGATTGCTTTTGGATACAAAGGTGTGACAAGTGGAGCTTAATGTTCTGATATTATTGTTTCTTGCTGTAGATTTTCTACTTAGCCTTGGTCACTCCAATTCTTTACGATTTCTACAACTACAGTCCTGAGAAGTTCCAGTTTGGTGTACTTTTGAACGACTTCCTCCAGGTTTGTGTAACTGTAAATACATGTATGTATATTTGAGTCTTGGGACCTATATACCTTATTGAGTTTGCTATTCTTTTTGGTGTGCTTTGACAGAATGTTGCACTATTCGGTGCACTGCTGTTCTTCCTTGGTGTAAAGAACTCACTTCCAAAGAGGCAAACCAAGAAGAAGTCTCCCAAATCGAAGACGGTTTAGGTAGATGATGCAGGAAAGAACCAACCGACAGAGattattggaattattttaaagggtgttttttcttttttgaaatttttaggtCAGAAGAAGTGGCTGCTCCTGCAGCATCAAAAACCTTACTGCTGGATGTTAATCACTCGTCTGTTTTGTAATtctttttaggattttttttttcaattgctTGCTCCCTGTTATGGGATGCAACAATCGAACGCGTTAATGCCATGTGTTTCTTCAGTTCCATTATTTAGATTAAGGAAAAATGAAGAAACgtgttttttttctaattatataaaattatgtgGAGCTTATTCTGCATTACTCTTATTGCCTTTTCTTTGCTTTTGATGGTTACTATAGGTTTTGGTTCAATAGAATGTGcttgtaataaaaaaattttggTTCAGTCATTTGAtgtgtttttgttgttgttaacGTTGAAAATGTCATGCAGTTTTGAGTTTGTCGAAACAGGTCGTATCATATGTTAAGCTTTTGGTTCATTTGAATGTGCATGCAGTTTTTCTAGTTTTTCTAGTTTTTCGTCGAACCAGATGACATTCAAATATACTATGTCCTCAGTTTTGAAATGACTTGTCTTTATCTATATAC is a genomic window of Cannabis sativa cultivar Pink pepper isolate KNU-18-1 chromosome 9, ASM2916894v1, whole genome shotgun sequence containing:
- the LOC115723368 gene encoding uncharacterized protein LOC115723368, translated to MGFFSFLGRVLFASLFILSAWQAFNEFGDDGGPAAKDLVPKFTTLKENLSAKLGVALPNIDARHLVATIIASKALGGILFIFGSSFGAYILIFYLALVTPILYDFYNYSPEKFQFGVLLNDFLQNVALFGALLFFLGVKNSLPKRQTKKKSPKSKTV